The DNA segment TAAGCGGTACATCAGGTGTAAAAGTGAATACTTTGAAATCCGCTGTTGGCGAAATCTTACCGGTAATAGCTGTTGCGCCCTGCTTTATCGCAAATGTCTGACTGTTTATAGTAGTAGAATCCATATCCGTATTAAAGGTGATGGAAATCACTTTGTTCAAAGGGACATCAACAGCCTTGTCCATAGGGTCAGTTGCCACAACAACCGGACATACCCCAATAACTTCATCTTTGAAATCATCCTTTTTACACGCACCAATAAAGGTGAGCAGCATTAAAGCACCAAAAAAAAGCATTTGATACATTTTTGGGTAGCGCGGGAGTTTGCGCACGGAATTGCCCCCCTGGATTTGAGTAAAGTTATTTTTCATAATTATCTGATAAACTTGGATAAGAGCCTTCCAACCGGGCTGGGTAATTTAAACAACAGGAGGAAATGATTAGTCTCCAAGTACAACCACACCTGCAAAGGAAATGCCTGTAATTTTTCTGAAATAACTAATTTCGTCTACTTTCAATAAACCCGCTAACAATAAGAAATAACGTTACGCAGCTACTGCACTAATCCAATTAACGGTCTCGCAGAGAGATTAAATTAGCCAATGAAACATTTTATCAATTAATAATAATAACAGTAAATTAGAAACAAATAATTTAATGATCTGTTTATAGGACTATATATGTAAGAATACAACTAAACTTTCAATTCCATTCTGACAAAATGATCAATACCTCGCTATGTACTAAGTGGTTAGTAAAAGACAATCCACAAATCCAGGGGAAAGAATATCTTCGTACAGCGTCAGAAGGGCGTCCCAAAAGTAAGGACACCCACTGTTTTCGAAACGTGGTGTTTTTCCTGTTTCGTTATAACACCTCGTCAATCATTCCAAATGCTTTAGCCTCTGGAGCGGTCATCCAATAATCCCGGCTGGCCGCTTCATTGATGCGCTCGTATTCCTGTCCGCTATGACTGGCGATGATCTGATACAATTCTTTTTGAATTTTAAGGATCTCCCTCACGCTGATGTCCATGTCGGTGGCCGTTCCCTGCGTTCCACCGGAAGCCTGATGGATCATTACCCTGGAATGTTTTAAAGCAGAGCGTTTTCCCGGCGTACCAGCGCATAACAAGACCGAACCAAAGGAAAGAGCTATCCCGGTACAGATCGTGGCTACATCGGGCGAAATCAGCTGCATGGTGTCATAAATCCCCAGTCCGGCATACACTGCTCCTCCCGGACAATTGACATACAACTGAATGTCTTTCTCCGCATCCACAGATTGCAGGAAAAGCAATTGTGCCTGTACCACGTTCGCGTTCCTGTCGTCAACCGGTTCTCCCATAAAAATAATCCGGTCCATCATCAGTCTGGAAAACACATCCATCTGGGCCACATTTAATTGTCGTTCTTCGGTGATATAAGGCGTCATCGCCATTGGGCGCATCGCAGTGGACGCTCCGGAAATATAATTTTCCATATAGTTGCTATTGATCCGGTGGTGTTTCACCGCATACTGAAAGAATTCATTCTTGTTCATATTCATGGTTTTAAAGGATTAAATTTTAGACATGGCGATGCCCATCCCCTATTCGGGGAAATGATCAATGGTTTTGAAAATTTGGATTATTTACGGAAGAGTTTCCTGATCTTCTGCCGGAAAGACTGATGTTCAGGAGCACTGAACAACTTTTCATGGACCTTGGCAATTTCCGACCTCAGCTGCTGTCGCCCATATTGCTGAATCATGCCATAGGTTCTTTCCTGCCAGTAGACACTATCCTTCAGTTCAGGTTGTAAAATCAGCCTGGCTTCGAACAGGACCTGATCTGCCGGCTCCACATTCGCCTTCAGATAATCCTCGATTAAACGGAGCTCATTCCAGGATGTCTTCATACCTGAGGGATTTTTCTTTTACCGTTTCTTTAACTTTTTCCAGGCATTTAAACTTCTGGACCGTGGCCGAGCGTGGACTGGAAAAGCCAAAGCGTTCTGCCATTTCTTTCATGTCCATTCGCTCATAATAAAATGCGCTAAGCAGCTCCATACATTTTTGTCCGGCGGTTTGCAGCAACCTCAACAACCTGGGGGCAGAGACTTCTTCGTAGCCAGGGTCGCTCAGGTTCAGGCTTTCATCAAAGCCGGCCCCAAAC comes from the Pedobacter sp. FW305-3-2-15-E-R2A2 genome and includes:
- a CDS encoding ATP-dependent Clp protease proteolytic subunit, giving the protein MNMNKNEFFQYAVKHHRINSNYMENYISGASTAMRPMAMTPYITEERQLNVAQMDVFSRLMMDRIIFMGEPVDDRNANVVQAQLLFLQSVDAEKDIQLYVNCPGGAVYAGLGIYDTMQLISPDVATICTGIALSFGSVLLCAGTPGKRSALKHSRVMIHQASGGTQGTATDMDISVREILKIQKELYQIIASHSGQEYERINEAASRDYWMTAPEAKAFGMIDEVL